The genomic interval TCTCCACATGCAAAGCATTGCTTATGAACTCTTGGCCCAAAATGGCCGCGATACGTTTTTCTTGAGCCTCTAAGGTATTGGCCGGATGGTACTGTTTTAAGACCTTACCATTGTGTTTTAGGCTAAACCCGACGGCAAAATGACTGAGTGCCACACGTTTAAAGACTTCTTCGATGTGGCTCAGCTCTGTGCGTTCGGCACGTAAAAATTTTCGCCGGGCTGGCACATTATAAAATAAATCGCGCACTTCAACCAAGGTACCTTGCGGTTGCGAGGCAGGACGTTCTCTGGCTTCATTACCGCCATCGACTTCTACCGCATGTCCGCCCTGATTGTCAGTAGCGGACTGGATCAAAAAACGCGACACAGAGGCCACACTGGCCAAAGCCTCGCCCCGGAAACCCAACGTTTGAATCGCATGCAAATCTTCATCGCGCACAATTTTACTCGTGGCATGGCGGCTGACTGCCAGCAGTAAGTCCTCCTGATGAATGCCACGACCATTATCACGCACACTCATGAGCTTCACACCACCCTGCTCTAGCTCAACCTCAATCCGTGTCGCACCGGCATCCAGGCTGTTCTCCAATAATTCCTTGATGACGGAAGCTGGTCGCTCGACCACTTCACCGGCAGCAATTTGGTTAGCCAAACGGGGTGATAAAAGCTGTATGCGTTGTGAGCTCATAAAGGGCACCGAGTAGAATTTGCGCTCAGTCTAACATTGATCAGGCCCACGAAAAAGGCAAACGAAGCGCTTGGCAGGGCTGTCCCATTAAAACAGGAAACGTCCATTTTTGGTCGATCTTGAACGCAAATTTTCTTCAACGNNNNNNNNNNNNNNNNNNNNNNNNNNNNNNNNNNTGTAGTAAATTTAAGCAAAATACTTTTAATGGGACAACCGTGAGCGCTTGGTTATTGGGATTTAAGCTGTTAAAATGGTCAAAAAAAATAAGGCGTCCCGATGAGAAGACACTATTTTCGCCAATCCAGCCTGTTTCAGCTCGATAAAGGCACGCCTGCCCACACCGAAATACAGCCTGAAACTAACAACTCTGGTGCCCTTTACCTCGGCATGGCCCCTCTGACACGAAGCTCTAAATGGCCAAGCTTCGCCGACCTTCGAATGCTGCAAACAGGAGAAAGCCTCTCAGCAGACACAAAAGCAGAACAGCTCAAGAAAATCAAAGCCTCAAAACCCTATTTACTCAGCAGTTTTGCCGGGGCATTTTGCCATCACACGGCCGCACGCTATCAACGCTTAGCAGAAACACAGGGCGCCAGCAGCTCCCCTTTAGTAAACACGAACACCATCGTAGTCAGTTTTTTAACCGATGAAGAATACGGTTATCAGTATCACGATGGCTCAGGGCCTACAGCTAAACCAAGCAGCAGCAACTTCTTCCACCTGCCGCTGGAAGATAAAACCTGCCGTTTCAGAGAAAAGCAGCACAGCAACTTTGCCCGGAAGCTAATCTCTAATATCGAAACCATTTATACACAACAAACGGAAAAGAAAAAAACCGTCTATTTTCACTGCAATGTGGGTGTTGGGCGAAGCTTGATGGGCTGCGCCGCTTATTTAGCGTATACCCGGCTTAAGGGGCAAATGGACAGTAATGAAAAACCTAGCGTAAAGCTATTGCGAGACACCGTATTCGAAGCATTTAAGGACATCAAGCGGCAAAGACCGCAAGTAAAATTTCCTCGCCATGCGACATTGCGCAATTCCCGCGTTAATTTTGTAGTGAATTGCTTCAAACACTCTCGTCTCTACGAAAAATTTATCTGGCCAAGCAGTGAGCTTTCGCCTTTGCTAAGACGTTAAGTTCAGCAAGGCACTCAACGCCGCTTCAACTTTCGCAGGCTGCAAATCTCGCAGGCAGCGCCAATGCCCCAGCGGGCACACACGTTGAAAACAAGGCTGGCACTCTAAATCTAGCTTTAACACGGCCACTTTGTCAGACAACGGCGGTGTAAAATCTGGGCTGGTAGAACCGTACAGCGCGACCACCGGCACATTAAGCGCTGCGGCAATGTGCATCAAACCCGAATCATTGCTCACCACCGCTTGCGCTAAAGAAAGCAAATCGATGGCTTCGGCCAAATTCGTTTGTCCACACAAATTCACACAAGCTTCATGCGTTTTAGTTTGAATGGCTTGCGCGATGACCTCATCGTTTTTTGAGCCAAACAGCCAAACAGCATAGCCTTGAGCGATCAAACTATTAGCAAGCTCAGCAAAATATTCAGCTGGCCAGCGCTTGGAGGGACCAAACTCAGCCCCCGGGCATAGGGCCACGATCGGCTTATCCGCTTGCAAGCCCAAACGTTTCACGGCCACATCGCGTGAAGCTAAATCCACTTGCAAATGCGGGTGCGGATAAGGTTTTTCCAGCGCTGGGCCCTTGGGCAAACCTAGCGCTAAAAAGCGCTCGATCATTAAAGGGTATTGTATTTTATCTAAACGTCGCCAGTCATTCAAAAAGCCATAACGGCACTCACGCATCCAGCCCGTGCGTTTCGGGATGCCGGCAAAAAAAGGCACTAAAGCAGACTTTAAGGAATTGGGTAAGACTATCGCTTGATCATAGTGTGATTTAGCGAGCCGCCGGCCAAGCTTAAAGCGCTGGATAAGCTTGAACTCACCATGGCCCACCGGCAAAGCAATGGCCTTTTCCACCTCGGGCATGCGGGCCAAGAGTGCATTCGTCCAAGCCGGTGCTAAAAC from Gammaproteobacteria bacterium CG11_big_fil_rev_8_21_14_0_20_46_22 carries:
- the waaF gene encoding lipopolysaccharide heptosyltransferase II, with product MKYLIVGPAWVGDMVMAQTLFKAIKQREPSAHIDVLAPAWTNALLARMPEVEKAIALPVGHGEFKLIQRFKLGRRLAKSHYDQAIVLPNSLKSALVPFFAGIPKRTGWMRECRYGFLNDWRRLDKIQYPLMIERFLALGLPKGPALEKPYPHPHLQVDLASRDVAVKRLGLQADKPIVALCPGAEFGPSKRWPAEYFAELANSLIAQGYAVWLFGSKNDEVIAQAIQTKTHEACVNLCGQTNLAEAIDLLSLAQAVVSNDSGLMHIAAALNVPVVALYGSTSPDFTPPLSDKVAVLKLDLECQPCFQRVCPLGHWRCLRDLQPAKVEAALSALLNLTS